The genomic stretch AGAACAGCGATGAGGCCCGGCGCATCCTCCAGGAAGCCAAGCTGCAACATCCGGAATCACCGGCGCCTTATCTGGTAGAGGCACGTTATTTTGAAAGCCGGGAAGAATATCAACAGGCAGCCGATTTCTATCAACTGGCCATGGACAAAAAGCCCAGCGCTGGCCTCATGAATGCCTATGCTGAAGTTCTGCAGAAAGCAGGCAAGGACGCAGAGGCCCTGTCGCTGCTGGAATCCGGTATTGATACCTATCCAGATAGTGCGCAACTGCGCCTGAGAATTGCACTGCTTCAACAGGCTGAGGGCGCGAACGACAAAGCCAGAGCCAATTACGAAAAACTACTGAGTGCAATGCCCGAGAGCACAATTGTGCTGAATAATCTGGCCTGGCTGTATCATGAAGCCGGCGATGAGCGGGCTGTGACCATGGCCAGAAAAGCCTATGATCTTGCCCCCGACAATGCCGCCATAGCAGACACCTATGGATGGATCATGCTGCAAGCCGGCAACCATGAGGACAGCTTGCCGATCCTCGAAAAGGCTCATGAGCTTCAGCCCGGGTCAGAGGAGATCGCTCTGCATCTCGCAGAGGCTTACAAAGCTGCCGGCAAGAACGCAGATGCCCAACGAATTCTGGAAAAATTTGGCGGCCAGGGCTAATGGAGCGAGCTTTAACAACGCGGTACCTCTGGGTGGCCGCAATTCCGCTTTTGGTCGTTGGGTTATGGGCTGAGTGGCAGTCATTTTTTCACCTGTGGTACGGCTCTATCATCTACAACCACGGGTTTCTGGTGCTCGGCGGCACCCTCTTTCTTCTGTACCGAAGAAGGCATGCCCTTAAGGCTCTGACCCTGAACGGTTCGCCTCTGGGGCTGCTTTTTCTGGCTGGATCCATTGCGGTTCTCATCCTCTCTCAGGCCGCCGATATCAGGGTATTCCGCCTGGCGCTGGTTCCCCTGATCATTATTTTCTGGGGCTGGTCCATCTGGGGAAAGGCATTTTTAAGCAGTGCAGGCGGGCCGCTCCTGCTGCTCATTTTTGCCGTTCCGGTGTGGGACGACCTCTCTCCCCTGCTCCAACACATTACCGTTTTTTTCAACACGATCCTGCTCCGGGCAGCTGACATTCCGGCGACCATCCATGAATTCTTCATTACCCTGGACGTTGGAACCTTTTTTGTTGAGAACGGCTGCAGCGGTGTGCGATACATGATGGTCGCGCTCTTTCTGGCCGCCTTCTACGGACTGCTTTACTACCGCTCGAACATACGTATAGCACTTTTAATTATCGCGGCGGGCCTGCTGTCCATGGTAGCCAACTGGATACGAGTGTTCGGAATTATTGCGGCGGGGCACTACACCAACATGGAAACCTCGCTGATTGAGGACCATGAGCTCTTCGGGTGGGCAGTCTTCATCGTTGTTACACTGGTGCCCCTGTTCTTTATCTCGGGCAAACTGGAACAGGCTCTCCCGGGTATTGACGACAGCTCCAACCACGGCAAGCCGGAGGCCGTGCCGGCGAGCGGGGCATATACTTCCATGAAGTGGCCAGTCATCGCCTCGCTACTCCTGCTCTTACCCCTGCTCGTGCCAGCAGCCCTCAATGCCCGAACCGAGACGCTGGCCAGTTCATGGGCACCGAAATTGCCCGAACCCGACTCCCATTGGAGCGGCCCCCTGCGGCACGCGAGCATATGGCAGCCTGATTACGTAAAACCAGACATCAACCTGGGCGGCGTGTATGTATCCGACGATCTGGAACAGGTGCAGATGCAAATGACAGGCTATCGGCGCCAGG from Marinobacter subterrani encodes the following:
- the xrtA gene encoding exosortase A, which codes for MAAIPLLVVGLWAEWQSFFHLWYGSIIYNHGFLVLGGTLFLLYRRRHALKALTLNGSPLGLLFLAGSIAVLILSQAADIRVFRLALVPLIIIFWGWSIWGKAFLSSAGGPLLLLIFAVPVWDDLSPLLQHITVFFNTILLRAADIPATIHEFFITLDVGTFFVENGCSGVRYMMVALFLAAFYGLLYYRSNIRIALLIIAAGLLSMVANWIRVFGIIAAGHYTNMETSLIEDHELFGWAVFIVVTLVPLFFISGKLEQALPGIDDSSNHGKPEAVPASGAYTSMKWPVIASLLLLLPLLVPAALNARTETLASSWAPKLPEPDSHWSGPLRHASIWQPDYVKPDINLGGVYVSDDLEQVQMQMTGYRRQAQNKELIFYGNQLFDRKQWKLVSKASRTLKSNLSVSPDTINETVIQKNGESSYVILWSWYQVGDQLTSSRTEAKIQGALNKLRGDARGALWALAGRCGGSNDAECADQRVIFERFLQSLK